The following coding sequences are from one Rutidosis leptorrhynchoides isolate AG116_Rl617_1_P2 chromosome 11, CSIRO_AGI_Rlap_v1, whole genome shotgun sequence window:
- the LOC139877323 gene encoding RAN GTPase-activating protein 1-like, whose product MESTHGQTRSVKLWPPSHSTRLVLIERIVKNLTTPSILSRKYGLVSKEEAEEDAKQIESAAYVAAARLFEKDSESDGSSAVQIYAKESSKLMVEVVKRGPRPKNNQETIPEFATSDHVFDISGGRRAFIEAEEAKEILKPLKSPENKFTKICFSNRSFGLPAAHVVATILSSVKDQLTEVDLSDIVSRRPEPEAVQVMKMFSSALEGSELTYLNLSNNALGEKGVRAFGDLLKSQSNLVELHLMNAGISKDAAKAVCELIPSTNKLKILHFHHNMTGDEGAIAISEVVNRSPNLEDFRCSSSRVGSNGGVALAEALNNCTLMRKLDLRDNIFGPKPGVTLSQALSIHINLTELYLSYLNLENEGIIAIANALKDSDSSLEILELAGNNITSESANALATCITSKKRSLTKINLSENELKDEGAITIGKALEAEFGRLCIVDMSTNGIGNDGAVKLAKAVVGKPGFRLLNINVNFLSYKGVEEVKEIFKNVPRMLGPLDENDPQGTENGQNAIFNELDSKLKDL is encoded by the exons ATGGAGTCAACTCACGGTCAAACGCGTTCCGTTAAGCTATGGCCTCCTAGCCATAGCACAAGGTTAGTACTCATCGAACGTATCGTAAAAAACCTCACAACTCCATCAATTTTATCACGAAAATACGGTCTCGTAAGTAAAGAAGAAGCAGAAGAAGACGCAAAACAAATCGAGTCTGCCGCCTATGTGGCGGCAGCCCGTTTATTTGAAAAAGATTCCGAAAGTGACGGTTCTTCAGCAGTACAAATATACGCTAAAGAATCAAGTAAACTCATGGTAGAAGTTGTCAAACGTGGGCCCCGCCCAAAAAACAATCAAGAAACAATACCCGAATTCGCCACGTCAGATCACGTTTTCGACATATCAGGAGGACGCCGCGCGTTTATCGAAGCCGAAGAAGCAAAAGAGATACTAAAACCGTTAAAATCGCCCGAAAACAAATTTACAAAAATTTGTTTTAGTAATAGAAGTTTCGGGTTACCTGCAGCCCATGTGGTTGCAACTATATTATCGTCTGTTAAAGATCAGTTGACCGAAGTTGACTTATCGGATATTGTTTCTAGAAGGCCCGAACCAGAAGCGGTTCAAGTTATGAAAATGTTTTCTTCGGCTCTAGAAGGTTCTGAATTGACTTATTTGAATTTATCGAATAATGCGTTGGGCGAAAAAGGCGTTCGAGCGTTTGGTGATCTTTTAAAGTCTCAAAGTAATCTAGTTGAGTTGCATTTAATGAATGCGGGTATTTCGAAAGATGCTGCGAAAGCCGTTTGTGAGTTAATTCCGTCGACTAACAAACTTAAGATTCTTCATTTTCATCATAATATGACTGGAGATGAAGGTGCAATCGCGATTTCTGAAGTTGTAAACAGATCTCCTAATTTGGAAGATTTCAG GTGTTCATCTTCAAGGGTCGGCTCTAACGGGGGTGTAGCCCTAGCTGAAGCGCTCAATAATTGTACCCTAATGAGAAAACTCGACTTACGCGACAACATATTCGGACCAAAACCGGGAGTTACATTAAGTCAAGCTCTTTCGATTCATATTAATCTAACCGAACTTTACCTAAGTTACTTAAACTTAGAAAACGAAGGAATTATCGCCATTGCAAACGCTCTAAAAGATTCCGATTCGTCTCTTGAAATTTTGGAATTGGCGGGAAACAATATAACATCCGAATCGGCTAACGCTTTGGCGACTTGTATAACTTCAAAGAAACGTTCGTTAACAAAAATAAACTTATCGGAAAACGAACTTAAAGATGAAGGTGCGATAACTATTGGAAAAGCGCTTGAAGCCGAGTTTGGACGATTGTGTATAGTTGACATGAGTACTAACGGGATTGGTAATGATGGGGCGGTTAAATTGGCGAAAGCGGTTGTTGGTAAACCGGGGTTTAGGTTGTTGAATATTAACGTTAACTTTTTATCGTATAAAGGAGTTGAAGAAGTTAAAGAGATTTTTAAGAATGTGCCACGTATGCTTGGACCGCTGGATGAGAACGATCCTCAAGGTACCGAAAATGGTCAAAATGCTATTTTTAATGAGCTCGATTCTAAGCTTAAAGATCTCTAA
- the LOC139877129 gene encoding cyclin-P3-1-like, which yields MDASTTSSLCFDIESLGLENDIPGSKSYSTLGLKETFKKNNGNPKVLSLISSHLERSVRMNEALLENPQTKDVITVFHGSRAPELTIKEYIDRIFKYSRCSPSCFVVAQVYMDRFIQCGNVNLTSLSVHRLLITSIMLAAKFIDDAFYNNAYYAKVGGVTTAELNRLEMKFLFGLDFRLHVSLRTFGRYCSELEKEISYEPQIERPLRMNHTACGLKKTWSSNDDSSSYATTEIHIV from the exons ATGGATGCTTCAACTACCTCATCT CTTTGTTTTGATATAGAATCTTTGGGTCTTGAAAACGATATCCCGGGTTCAAAATCATACAGTACTTTAGGACTCAAAGAAACATTCAAGAAAAATAATGGAAACCCGAAAGTTCTATCACTTATTTCTTCACACCTTGAAAGATCTGTCCGAATGAATGAGGCGTTACTCGAGAACCCACAAACCAAAGATGTTATTACAGTTTTTCATGGTTCAAGAGCACCGGAACTTACGATTAAAGAATACATTGATCGTATTTTCAAGTACTCACGTTGCAGCCCGTCATGTTTTGTTGTTGCACAGGTGTACATGGATCGCTTTATTCAATGTGGAAATGTTAATTTGACGTCTCTTAGTGTTCATCGCCTTCTCATCACCAGTATAATGCTTGCAGCCAAATTCATTGACGATGC ATTCTACAACAACGCATATTATGCAAAAGTTGGAGGGGTAACCACAGCAGAATTAAACAGATTGGAAATGAAGTTCTTGTTTGGTTTAGATTTCCGGCTCCACGTAAGCCTTCGCACATTTGGTAGATATTGCTCCGAATTGGAAAAAGAAATATCATATGAACCTCAAATAGAAAGACCACTGCGAATGAACCACACCGCATGTGGACTCAAAAAAACTTGGTCGAGCAACGATGACTCGAGTTCTTATGCCACAACCGAGATACATATAGTGTAG
- the LOC139877860 gene encoding ARM REPEAT PROTEIN INTERACTING WITH ABF2-like translates to MENQKQSHEQPTNSVRRSLKRKLEDEFIIGRTITSSDHHHHHHLHHDVISAQQDLVSQVRSQVQILDSNFSPEESDRALVKRSIHILSELAKNEDIVNLIVESGAVPVLVRHLQAPQSKEVAEPKPYEHEVEKGSAFTLGLLAIKPEHQQLIVDAGALPHLVALLKRHRDGQNSRAVNGVIRRAADAITNLAHENSSIKTRVRVEGGIPPLVELLEFTDVKVQRAAAGALRTLAFKNDDNKTQIVECNALPTLILMLRSEDAAIHYEAVGVIGNLVHSSPNIKKEVLLAGALQPVIELLSSSCSESQREAALLLGQFAAADTDCKVHIVQRGAVGPLVEMLQSPDAQLREMSAFALGRLAQDTHNQAGIAHGGGIPPLLKLLDSRNGSLQHNAAFALYGLADNEDNVADLIRVGGVQKLQDGEFIVQPTRDCVAKTLKRLEDKIHGRVLSHLLYLMRIAEGSVRRRVALALAHLCSPDDHKMIFVDGNGLSILLELLESDNLKHKRDGCVALCKLAEKASSLSPVDAGPPSPISQVYLGEQYVNNPTLSDVTFLIEGKRFYAHRICLLASSDAFRAMFDGGYKEKDAKDILIPNIRWDIFELMMRYMYTGSVDVNLDIAQDLLRAADQYLLEGLKRLCEYTIAQDISVDNVSLMYDLAEAFNAVSLRNACILFLLENFDKVNAKSWYGNLISQIMPEIHNYFVRTLGRPVEADMRQ, encoded by the exons ATGGAGAACCAAAAACAAAGCCATGAACAACCAACAAACTCCGTGAGAAGAAGCTTAAAGAGGAAGCTAGAAGACGAATTCATCATAGGTCGTACCATCACATCatcagatcatcatcatcatcatcatctacatcaTGACGTCATCTCCGCTCAACAAGATCTAGTTTCACAAGTTCGTTCTCAGGTTCAAATCCTCGATTCTAATTTTTCACCGGAAGAATCAGATCGTGCTTTAGTTAAACGCTCTATTCATATCCTCTCCGAGCTCGCTAAAAACG AGGACATTGTTAACTTAATTGTTGAATCTGGAGCTGTTCCAGTGTTGGTACGGCATCTTCAAGCGCCACAATCGAAAGAAGTTGCAGAACCGAAGCCGTATGAGCATGAAGTTGAGAAAGGGAGTGCTTTTACACTTGGACTTCTTGCTATAAAG CCTGAGCATCAACAACTCATTGTTGATGCTGGAGCCTTGCCTCATCTTGTTGCACTTCTGAAACGACACAGAGATGGGCAAAACTCTCGAGCAGTCAATGGTGTTATAAGAAGAGCAGCTGATGCAATCACAAATCTTGCTCATGAAAATAGCAGCATTAAGACCCGTGTTAG GGTTGAAGGTGGAATCCCTCCTCTAGTTGAATTGCTTGAATTCACTGATGTAAAGGTGCAAAGAGCCGCTGCAGGGGCCCTGCGTACTCTAGCTTTTAAAAATGATGACAACAAAACTCAG ATAGTGGAGTGCAATGCTTTACCTACTCTTATATTAATGCTTCGATCTGAAGATGCTGCAATCCATTATGAAGCC GTTGGTGTTATTGGTAATCTTGTTCACTCGTCTCCCAACATAAAGAAGGAAGTTCTTCTTGCTGGAGCTTTGCAACCCGTAATTGAATTGCTTAG CTCTAGCTGTTCAGAGAGTCAAAGGGAAGCTGCCTTATTGCTTGGACAATTCGCTGCTGCTGATACAGATTGCAAG GTTCATATAGTTCAAAGAGGTGCTGTTGGTCCACTAGTTGAGATGTTGCAGTCGCCAGATGCGCAACTAAGGGAGATGTCAGCTTTCGCTTTAGGAAGATTGGCTCAG GATACTCACAACCAGGCGGGTATTGCACATGGTGGTGGTATACCCCCATTGTTGAAGCTTCTTGATTCTCGAAATGGTTCTCTGCAACACAATGCTGCATTTGCACTATATGGTCTTGCTGATAATGAG GATAACGTTGCTGATCTTATAAGAGTTGGTGGGGTACAAAAGCTGCAGGATGGTGAATTTATTGTGCAA CCAACTCGCGATTGTGTAGCTAAGACACTGAAAAGGCTAGAGGATAAGATCCATGGACGG GTATTGAGTCATTTGTTGTACCTAATGCGGATTGCCGAGGGTTCTGTTCGGAGACGAGTTGCTTTGGCTCTTGCACATCTTTGTTCACCAGATGATCACAAAATGATATTCGTTGATGGCAATG GTCTAAGTATACTTTTGGAGCTTTTGGAATCAGACAATTTGAAGCACAAGCGAGACGGTTGTGTGGCCTTGTGCAAGTTGGCTGAAAAAGCGAGCTCACTTTCTCCTGTTGATGCTGGACCACCATCTCCGATATCTcag gTATATTTGGGTGAGCAATATGTGAACAACCCTACACTATCTGATGTAACTTTCTTAATTGAAG GCAAGCGTTTCTATGCACATAGAATATGTCTTCTTGCTTCTTCTGATGCGTTCCGAGCGATGTTTGATGGCGGCTACAAA GAGAAAGATGCCAAAGACATATTAATTCCGAATATCAGATGGGATATCTTTGAGTTGATGATGAG ATACATGTACACTGGGTCTGTAGATGTAAATCTGGATATTGCGCAAGATCTTCTTAGAGCTGCGGATCAATATCTTCTCGAAGGGTTGAAGCGTCTTTGCGAGTACACTATCGCACAA GATATATCTGTCGACAATGTATCACTTATGTATGACTTAGCCGAGGCCTTCAATGCTGTGTCACTAAGGAACGCATGCATTCTTTTCCTTCTGGAGAATTTCGATAAAGTAAACGCAAAATCATG GTATGGGAATTTGATCAGTCAGATAATGCCAGAGATACACAATTACTTTGTGAGGACACTTGGAAGGCCAGTGGAAGCTGACATGCGACAATAG